From the Phreatobacter oligotrophus genome, the window GCCATCGCTGCGGCCCTCGCCCATGTCATCGACGGCGCGGCGGCCGATCCGGCCTTCGCGGCCCAGGCGCTCACGCTGCCGTCCGAAGCCGACATTGCCCGCGAGATGGGGGCGGAGGTCGATCCGGCCGCCGTCTTCGCCGCGCGCAAGACGCTGAAGCTGCATCTCTCGGCATCCCTCGGCGACCGCCTCGCGGCCCTGCGCGAGCGCTTTGCGACGCCCGGCCCCTACAGCCCCGACGCGGCCTCGGCCGGCCGCCGCGCCCTGGTCAATGTCGCGCTCGACCTCTGGGCGGCCTCGGGCGACGATGCCCGCCTCGCCGTGGTCGAGGCGCGCTTCGCCGGCGCCGACAACATGACTGACCGGTTCGCCGCCCTCGCCGTCCTCGCCCAGCATCCGGGGGCGCGGCGCGAGGCGGCGCTCGCCGCCTTCCGCGAGCGCTACCGCACGGACGCGCTCATCCTCGACAAGTGGCTCGCCCTGCAGGCGGCCATCCCGGAGGATGGCACGCTCGCCCGTGTCGAGGCGCTGCTCGCCGATCCCGCCTTCGCCATGGGCAATCCGAACCGCCTCAGGGCCCTCGTCGGCGGCTTCGCCACCGGCAATGCCACGCAGTTCAACCGGCCGGACGGCGCGGGATATGCCTTCCTGGCCCGGGTGGTGACCGACACCGATCCGCGCAACCCGCAGGTGGCGGCGCGCCTGCTCCAGGCCTTCCGCAGCTGGCGGGCGCTGGAGGGGGGGCGGCGGTCGCTGGCAAGGGCTGCGCTGGAGCGCGTGGCGGGCGTCGCGGGCCTGTCGCCGGACGTGCGCGACATCGTCGACCGGATGCTGAGCGAGCCCGGCAAATAGTCCTACGGCGTTAACTAAAAATTTCCGAATTCGCGATTCGGCGACTCTAGACAGGAGTCGTCCAAATCGATTCTTATGACCGCGATTCGGGGGGGCTGGGGCTCGGACTCCGGACCGGATTTTCCAGGATTCGACGGGGGACACCGGCGATGGAGCGCAATGCTGCGCCCAGCGCGGACGCGCTGATTCATGCCTTGCGGCCGGAGGGCTTCGCCCGCTCGATCAACGCTTCGATCGAGACGCGGCTCGCCCCCTACGAGCCGCTGCTGCGGCGTCTCGTGCCGACCCTCATCGTCGCCTTCATCGTCGTCATGGGCGCTGGCGCGGTCCAGCAGATCCTCAACAACCGTACCGACATCCTCAACGCGCTGGAGGCCGATCTCGAGGTCGCCGCGGCAGCCGTCGAAATCGACCTCGCCCATCGCAGCGCCGCGGCCGGCGCCGCCCAGGCCGCCGCCGTTCAGGCCGCCCTCGACATCACCGCCGCGCGCATCGGCGTGCAGGCCGGCCGCGCCATGCTCGCGACCGACGCCGACGGCCTCGTCGTCGCGGCGACCCCGCCGTCCCTGCGCCAGCGCTGGCTCGGCCGCCCGGCGGGCGATGCCTTCCGCTCCGCCCTGCCGATGGCCGGGGCCGGCAGCCACGGCACGCTCACCGACGGCAGCGGCGCCATCATCGTGGCGCGCGCCCTGCCGACTGCCCCCGGCCGGCTCTATGTCGTCCAGACCACGGATGCCGCCCTGGCACAGTGGGGCCGCTCGTCCCTCTTGCTCGGCACGCTCTTCGCGACGACCGGCCTGCTGCTGCTGGTCATCGGCTTCGCCTTCCACGTCCAGACGGTGCGCGCCGCCACCGCCGACATGATCAACCACAATGCCCGCGCCACCATCGACGCGGCGCTGGAGAGCGGCGGCTGCGGCCTGTGGGACTGGGAGATCGGCACCAGCCAGATGTACTGGTCGACCTCGATGTTCGAGATCCTCGGCATCCGCGACCGCGAGGGCCTGGTCACCTTCGACGAACTCCTCCCCCTCCTCCACCCCGAGGACGGCTATCTCGGCGGCATCGCCGAACTCACCGATCTCGATCCGCGCAATGCCGTCGACTTCCAGTTCCGAATGCGCCATGCCGATGGCCGCTGGATCTGGCTGAGGGCGCGCGGCCGCGGCCTCATGCTTGCCGGCGTCAGCCATCCGCGCTTCGTCGGCATCGTTGTCGACATCACCGAGCAGCTCGACATCGCCGCCCGCAACGCCGCCGCCGACCACCGCATCCGCGAGGCGATCGAGACCATCTCCGAGGCCTTCGTGGTCTGCGACGACGAGGACCGCATCGTCGTGTGCAATTCCAAGTTCCGCGAGCTGAACGGCCTCAGCGAGGACGAGGCGCGGCCCGGCGCGCGCTACCACGAGATCCTCGCCGCGGCCGGCGGCGGCGCCAAGATCAAGGAGGGGCGCATCCTCTCCGAGCGCGCGCCCGGCTCGCGCGACATCGAGATGGAGCTCGCCGATGGCCGCTGGCTGCAGATCTCGGAGCGGCGCACCCATTGCGGCGGCTTCGTCTCGGTCGGCACCGACATCACCGCGCTGAAGCGCCACGAGACCCAGCTGACCGCCAGCGAGCAGCGCCTGCGCGCCAGCGTCGCCCAGCTGCAGAAGAGCCAGTACGTGCTGGAGATGCAGACCCAGCAGCTCGCCGAGCTGGCGGAGAAATATTCCGACCAGAAGACCCAGGCCGAAGAGGCCAGCCGCGCCAAGTCGGAATTCCTCGCCAATATGAGCCACGAGCTGCGCACGCCGCTCAACGCCATCATCGGCTTCTCGGAAGTGCTGAAGGAGGGCCATTTCGGGCCGCTCGGCGCGCCGAAATACGGCGAATACGCCAAGGACATCCACGCCAGCGGCCACTACCTCCTGTCGCTCATCGACGACATCCTCGACATGGCGCGGATCGAGGCCGGGCGGATGCGGCTTGAGACGGTCGAGACGCGGCTCGACGAGACGCTGGAGGAGACCATGCGCGTCGTCTCCAAGATGGCGGCCGACAAGGAGATCCTCATCGAGGCGGAGGTGCCGACCGGCATGGACCTCGTCGCCGACCGCCGCGCGGTGAAGCAGATCACCCTGAACCTCCTCTCCAACGCCGTGAAGTTCACCCCGCGCGGCGGCATGATCTCGGTGCGGGCGCGGCGGGCGCGCGGCTACATCACCCTGGCCATCGAGGACACCGGCATCGGCATTCCGCGCCATGCCATCGCCAAGCTCGGCAAGCCCTTCGAGCAGGTGCAGAGCCAGTTCTCGCGCAACCACCAGGGCTCGGGCCTTGGCCTCGCCATCGCCAAGTCGCTGGCGGAGATGCATGGCGGCTCGCTGCGCATCCGCTCGACTGTCGGCCAGGGCACGACGGTGGTGGTGCGGCTGCCGGTGGATGGGCCGGTGTCGGTCGAGGCGTGAGGTCTATCCGCTGCAGGCAGGACAGTGCGTCCTTCGAGGCTCGCTGACGCTCGCACCTCAGGATGAGGAACGGGGTGCCCGGCAGCGAGCGCGGCACTGATCCGTCGCAAGCCCCCATCCCGCGCACAACCGTCCTCATCCTGAGGTGCGAGGGCCTTGGCCCGAGCCTCGAAGGACGCACTTTGGCAATGCCCAGCTGGGTCGCGGACACCCTGTCCGTCATGCCCGGCCTTGTGCCGGGCATCCACGAATTCTCATCGGACAGTGGTCAAGTCGTGGATGCCCGCCACAGGGGCGGGCATGACGCGAGGAGGGTGACTCGACCGCAATCACACAGATCTGCGGGGCGCGCACCCACCTCTCCCCGGTGGGGAGAG encodes:
- a CDS encoding ATP-binding protein, coding for MERNAAPSADALIHALRPEGFARSINASIETRLAPYEPLLRRLVPTLIVAFIVVMGAGAVQQILNNRTDILNALEADLEVAAAAVEIDLAHRSAAAGAAQAAAVQAALDITAARIGVQAGRAMLATDADGLVVAATPPSLRQRWLGRPAGDAFRSALPMAGAGSHGTLTDGSGAIIVARALPTAPGRLYVVQTTDAALAQWGRSSLLLGTLFATTGLLLLVIGFAFHVQTVRAATADMINHNARATIDAALESGGCGLWDWEIGTSQMYWSTSMFEILGIRDREGLVTFDELLPLLHPEDGYLGGIAELTDLDPRNAVDFQFRMRHADGRWIWLRARGRGLMLAGVSHPRFVGIVVDITEQLDIAARNAAADHRIREAIETISEAFVVCDDEDRIVVCNSKFRELNGLSEDEARPGARYHEILAAAGGGAKIKEGRILSERAPGSRDIEMELADGRWLQISERRTHCGGFVSVGTDITALKRHETQLTASEQRLRASVAQLQKSQYVLEMQTQQLAELAEKYSDQKTQAEEASRAKSEFLANMSHELRTPLNAIIGFSEVLKEGHFGPLGAPKYGEYAKDIHASGHYLLSLIDDILDMARIEAGRMRLETVETRLDETLEETMRVVSKMAADKEILIEAEVPTGMDLVADRRAVKQITLNLLSNAVKFTPRGGMISVRARRARGYITLAIEDTGIGIPRHAIAKLGKPFEQVQSQFSRNHQGSGLGLAIAKSLAEMHGGSLRIRSTVGQGTTVVVRLPVDGPVSVEA